The following proteins are encoded in a genomic region of Mus caroli chromosome 18, CAROLI_EIJ_v1.1, whole genome shotgun sequence:
- the Prelid3a gene encoding PRELI domain containing protein 3A codes for MKIWSSEHVFGHPWDTVIKAAMRKYPNPMNPCVVGVDVLERSVDGCGRLHSLRLLSTEWGLPGLVRAILGANRTLTYIKERSVVDPAARKMELCSTNITLTNLVSVNERLVYTPHPENPEKTVLTQEAIITVKGISLGSYLESLMATTISSNAKKGWAAIEWIIEHSESAIS; via the exons ATGAAGATCTGGAGCTCGGAGCACGTGTTCGG CCATCCCTGGGACACGGTGATCAAGGCGGCCATGCGGAAGTACCCTAACCCGATGAACCCCTGCGTGGTGGGCGTGGATGTGCTGGAACGCAGCGTGGATGGCTGTGGGCGCCTGCACAGTCTGCGCCTGCTCAGCACCGAATGGGGGCTGCCTGGCCTCGTGCGAGCG atTTTGGGAGCCAACAGGACCTTGACGTACATCAAAGAGCGCTCCGTTGTGGATCCGGCTGCCAGGAAAATGGAGCTGTGTTCCACCAAT atcACGCTCACGAATCTGGTATCAGTGAATGAGAGGTTGGTGTACACACCTCATCCAGAGAACCCTGAAAA GACTGTGCTCACTCAAGAAGCCATCATCACTGTGAAGGGAATTAGCTTGGGGAGCTACCTGGAAAGTCTAATGGCCACCACGATATCCTCCAATGCAAAGAAG GGGTGGGCTGCCATTGAGTGGATAATTGAACATTCCGAGAGCGCCATAAGCTAA